The following are encoded together in the Pontibacter liquoris genome:
- a CDS encoding carbohydrate-binding family 9-like protein — MKILDIPRLPHLHVNSPLPQLTEVLDALPRHAIGSAPWAVTDPVAEAAFAVGHNEDCLFLKYFVREDAIQARYRQTNDTVYKDSCVEFFIALRGEQAYYNFEFNCLGTCRAGFGASRDGRALLPEHHLAHVRRWAALKVSSQETPKASWQLTLVIPPQVFAAHQLTSLLEEQVSVNLFKCGDELAEPHYLAWNSIEAPLPNFHLPAFFGEARFW, encoded by the coding sequence ATGAAAATACTGGATATTCCACGCTTGCCTCACTTGCACGTTAACAGCCCGCTGCCGCAACTCACCGAGGTTCTGGACGCGCTCCCACGGCATGCCATTGGCAGCGCCCCCTGGGCCGTAACCGACCCGGTGGCCGAGGCCGCCTTTGCAGTGGGCCATAACGAGGATTGCCTCTTTCTAAAATATTTCGTGAGAGAAGATGCCATACAGGCCAGGTACCGCCAGACGAACGATACGGTGTATAAAGACAGCTGTGTTGAATTTTTTATAGCATTGCGGGGGGAGCAGGCCTACTATAACTTCGAGTTTAACTGCCTGGGCACTTGCCGGGCAGGCTTTGGGGCCAGCCGCGATGGCAGAGCACTTTTGCCCGAACACCACCTGGCGCACGTGCGGCGGTGGGCAGCATTGAAAGTTTCCTCGCAAGAGACGCCTAAAGCAAGCTGGCAACTCACGCTGGTTATACCCCCACAGGTATTTGCAGCGCACCAACTCACGAGCTTGCTGGAAGAGCAGGTATCCGTGAATCTTTTTAAATGTGGCGACGAACTGGCAGAGCCACACTATCTGGCGTGGAACAGCATCGAGGCGCCGCTGCCCAACTTCCACCTGCCGGCTTTTTTTGGAGAGGCGCGGTTTTGGTAA
- a CDS encoding sugar phosphate nucleotidyltransferase, producing MQNEPTLLVLAAGMATRYGSLKQMAGFGPHGETLLDYSVYDALKAGFGKVVFVIPRSAEEAFKAGVRQRLPAGLAVAYVVQELDMLPQGFVVPEGRIKPWGTAHAVWVAAPELQGPFAVINGDDFYGYTSFKLVADFLQQSTDDKAYSLVGFKVENTLSEHGAVSRGICSLDPEDYLLSLTEQTHIVRTDTGIAVQEPGGQSHLLGAGEVVSMNLMAFKPLVLPYFEAGLRKFLQENSDKPTAEFYLPDVVNTLVQSGEARVKVLHTPEKWFGVTYPGDKATVTQRLHDLIKAGVYPENLWEDAALPALT from the coding sequence ATGCAAAACGAACCCACTTTATTAGTGCTGGCAGCCGGTATGGCGACACGCTACGGCAGCCTGAAGCAGATGGCAGGCTTTGGTCCTCATGGCGAAACTCTGCTGGATTATTCTGTCTATGATGCGCTGAAAGCCGGATTTGGCAAGGTCGTGTTCGTGATCCCCAGGTCGGCAGAGGAGGCGTTTAAAGCGGGTGTAAGGCAGCGTTTACCGGCTGGTCTAGCGGTGGCGTATGTGGTACAGGAGCTGGACATGTTGCCCCAGGGCTTTGTGGTACCGGAGGGGCGTATCAAGCCCTGGGGAACCGCGCATGCCGTTTGGGTAGCAGCTCCCGAGCTGCAGGGCCCGTTTGCGGTGATCAATGGCGACGATTTCTATGGCTATACCTCCTTTAAGCTCGTGGCAGATTTCCTGCAGCAAAGCACCGATGACAAAGCATACAGTTTGGTGGGTTTTAAGGTAGAGAACACGCTCTCAGAGCATGGTGCCGTGTCGCGGGGCATTTGCAGCCTGGATCCGGAAGACTACCTGCTTTCGCTGACGGAACAGACGCACATTGTGCGCACGGACACCGGCATTGCGGTGCAGGAGCCTGGCGGCCAATCGCACCTGCTGGGAGCAGGAGAAGTGGTGTCGATGAACCTGATGGCCTTTAAGCCTTTGGTGTTGCCTTACTTTGAGGCGGGGCTGCGAAAGTTTCTGCAGGAAAACAGCGACAAGCCCACGGCAGAGTTCTACCTGCCGGATGTGGTGAACACGCTGGTGCAATCGGGCGAAGCCAGGGTAAAAGTGCTGCACACGCCGGAGAAATGGTTTGGCGTGACCTACCCCGGAGACAAGGCCACAGTGACGCAGCGCCTCCATGACTTAATAAAGGCGGGGGTATACCCCGAAAACCTGTGGGAGGATGCCGCCTTGCCCGCTCTTACCTAA
- a CDS encoding LacI family DNA-binding transcriptional regulator, with amino-acid sequence MENHTIRIKDIAAKANVSTGTVDRVLHNRGRVSEEVRERILKIAEELNYKPNVLARALVSKKIYDIAALIPDPAADSYWQAPKAGIGKAVEELKQYGIRVTEYIFDPFQVNSFLQEAEKVTAAAPDGILLAPIFHRQSLPFFTQWQALAIPVVLFNTQIPDYQPLMYIGQDSYQSGFLAGKLLHYGCPDPATFVVAHIEEDILNSSHLLHKEQGFRDYFASQATTGAYQVIQIDLQSTSETAIARQLDQLFADVANIRGLFVTNSKASIVAEHLQRRQRHQVHLVGYDLMEKNLHFLNQGVIQFLINQNPKGQGYWGIQGLADHLVFQKLNNPIKYLPLDIITKENLQYYIEADK; translated from the coding sequence GTGGAGAATCATACTATCAGGATCAAGGACATTGCCGCCAAGGCCAACGTATCGACCGGCACGGTAGACCGGGTGCTGCACAACCGAGGGCGGGTGTCGGAGGAGGTGCGGGAACGGATCCTAAAAATTGCGGAAGAACTCAACTATAAGCCCAACGTGCTGGCCCGGGCGCTTGTGAGTAAAAAGATCTATGATATTGCGGCTCTCATCCCCGACCCTGCCGCCGATAGCTACTGGCAGGCCCCAAAAGCGGGCATCGGGAAAGCAGTTGAGGAGCTAAAACAATATGGCATTCGGGTAACAGAGTATATTTTTGATCCTTTCCAGGTAAACTCCTTTCTGCAGGAAGCGGAGAAGGTTACAGCGGCCGCGCCCGATGGCATTCTGTTGGCACCGATTTTTCACCGGCAGTCGCTGCCTTTCTTTACCCAATGGCAAGCGCTTGCCATTCCGGTTGTGCTCTTTAACACGCAGATACCAGACTACCAGCCGTTGATGTATATTGGGCAGGACTCTTACCAAAGCGGCTTTCTGGCAGGCAAGCTGCTGCACTATGGCTGCCCGGATCCGGCTACCTTTGTGGTAGCGCACATCGAAGAGGACATCCTCAATTCGTCGCACCTGCTGCACAAAGAGCAGGGGTTCAGAGACTATTTTGCAAGCCAGGCCACCACAGGCGCTTACCAGGTGATACAAATCGACTTACAAAGCACTTCCGAAACCGCCATTGCCCGGCAACTTGACCAGCTGTTTGCTGACGTAGCCAACATCCGGGGCTTGTTTGTGACGAATTCGAAGGCAAGTATAGTGGCAGAACACCTGCAACGCAGGCAACGGCACCAGGTACACCTGGTGGGCTACGATCTCATGGAAAAGAACCTGCACTTTCTCAACCAGGGAGTTATCCAGTTCTTAATCAACCAGAACCCTAAAGGACAGGGTTACTGGGGCATTCAGGGTCTGGCGGATCACCTCGTGTTCCAGAAGTTGAATAACCCCATCAAGTACCTCCCCCTCGACATCATTACCAAAGAAAACCTGCAGTACTACATTGAAGCCGACAAATAA
- a CDS encoding amino acid permease, producing the protein MEKNIFATKSVEKLMQESDSGEHGLKRTLTATNLTMLGIGAIIGAGIFVLTGTAAANAAGPAIVFSFIIAGLGCLFAGLCYAEFASMIPIAGSAYTYGYATLGEFIAWIIGWDLILEYLFGAATVAVGWSGNFVSLLKSLGITIPAAVASAPLAYEAGSFSTTGSLINLPAVALIAVMTTLLVIGIQESARFNNMIVIVKVAIVLLVIAFGFQYVDSANWEPFIPAREVLSEGGARYGWQGIVQGAAVVFFSYIGFDAVSTAAQEAKNPQKDMPIGMLTSLGVCTLLYVLMSLVLTGLTSYKNLNVPDPVLVALAAAGPALKWLYFFTGVGAVAGLASVVLVMLMGQPRIFFAMSRDGLLPAVFGRVHPRFGTPHVTTIVTGIVAGIVAGIFPIGLLGELVSIGTLLAFVIVCAGIIVLRRTSPDLNRPFKTPLVPLVPILGILICGYMMVNLGFDTWMRLIIWMAIGIVIYFAYGRKHSKLQLAQKEGASTV; encoded by the coding sequence ATGGAAAAAAATATTTTTGCCACCAAATCGGTTGAAAAACTGATGCAAGAATCCGATAGCGGTGAGCACGGGCTCAAGCGGACGCTAACGGCCACCAACCTGACCATGCTGGGTATAGGGGCTATTATCGGAGCGGGCATTTTTGTGCTTACCGGAACGGCTGCCGCCAATGCCGCCGGCCCGGCCATTGTTTTCTCTTTTATTATCGCAGGCCTGGGCTGTTTGTTTGCGGGCCTCTGCTATGCCGAGTTTGCCTCTATGATCCCGATTGCCGGTAGCGCTTATACTTACGGCTATGCCACACTGGGTGAATTTATTGCCTGGATCATTGGCTGGGACCTTATCCTGGAATACCTCTTTGGCGCGGCTACAGTAGCTGTGGGCTGGAGCGGTAACTTTGTGAGTTTGCTTAAATCACTCGGTATTACCATTCCTGCGGCAGTGGCCAGTGCGCCGCTCGCTTATGAAGCCGGCTCTTTTTCTACAACCGGTTCGCTCATCAACCTGCCTGCCGTTGCGCTGATCGCCGTTATGACGACACTGCTGGTTATCGGCATCCAGGAATCTGCCCGGTTCAACAACATGATCGTGATCGTGAAAGTGGCCATCGTGTTGCTGGTGATTGCTTTTGGTTTTCAGTATGTGGATTCCGCCAACTGGGAGCCTTTTATCCCGGCTCGCGAGGTGCTGAGTGAAGGAGGTGCCCGCTATGGCTGGCAGGGTATTGTGCAGGGTGCTGCTGTCGTTTTCTTTTCTTACATCGGATTCGACGCGGTTAGTACGGCTGCACAGGAAGCAAAAAATCCCCAGAAAGATATGCCCATTGGCATGCTAACCTCCCTTGGCGTTTGCACGCTGCTGTATGTACTGATGTCTTTGGTACTGACCGGCTTAACCTCTTACAAGAACCTGAACGTGCCTGATCCGGTGCTGGTAGCGCTTGCAGCAGCCGGACCGGCTCTGAAGTGGTTATACTTTTTTACGGGCGTCGGAGCAGTGGCCGGCCTGGCTTCTGTTGTACTGGTTATGCTCATGGGGCAGCCGCGTATCTTCTTTGCCATGTCACGCGACGGGCTGTTGCCAGCCGTATTCGGCCGTGTGCATCCCCGCTTTGGCACCCCGCACGTTACCACAATCGTGACTGGCATTGTAGCAGGCATCGTAGCAGGTATCTTCCCGATCGGCTTGCTGGGTGAGTTGGTAAGTATTGGTACCCTGCTGGCTTTCGTGATCGTTTGTGCCGGCATTATTGTGCTGCGCCGTACCAGCCCGGATCTGAACCGTCCTTTTAAAACGCCTCTGGTTCCGCTTGTGCCTATCCTGGGCATTCTGATCTGCGGTTACATGATGGTGAACCTGGGTTTTGATACCTGGATGCGCCTCATCATCTGGATGGCCATCGGCATCGTCATCTATTTCGCTTACGGACGCAAGCACAGCAAGCTCCAGCTTGCCCAGAAAGAGGGCGCCAGCACCGTCTGA
- a CDS encoding sterol desaturase family protein, translated as MKPNHKGSAQLFQNPILEKMTRTHIAMPISIFILIAIGLIYYGLAYSLINVLEAVGFFFLGWFIFTLIEYLAHRYLFHMDTSTPGRARMQYIVHGNHHDYPKDKKRLAMPPVVSILYASAFFFFFKLFFGQFVFGLVAGMLFGYAMYLSVHYAVHAYAPPKNFLKTLWIHHSIHHYKDPHAAYGVSSPLWDYLLGTMPKRNR; from the coding sequence ATGAAACCGAATCACAAAGGCAGCGCGCAGCTTTTCCAGAACCCTATTCTGGAGAAAATGACCCGAACGCATATTGCCATGCCGATCTCCATTTTTATCCTAATTGCCATCGGCTTAATTTATTACGGACTAGCTTACAGCCTGATCAACGTACTGGAAGCCGTTGGCTTCTTTTTCCTGGGTTGGTTTATTTTTACGCTGATCGAGTACCTGGCCCACCGCTATTTGTTCCACATGGATACCAGCACCCCAGGCCGGGCGCGGATGCAATACATCGTGCACGGCAACCACCACGACTATCCTAAAGATAAAAAACGCCTGGCCATGCCGCCGGTGGTGAGCATTTTATATGCCTCAGCCTTTTTCTTTTTCTTCAAGCTTTTCTTCGGGCAGTTTGTGTTTGGCCTGGTGGCCGGCATGTTGTTCGGCTATGCCATGTACCTGTCGGTGCACTATGCCGTGCATGCGTATGCGCCGCCTAAAAATTTCCTGAAAACCCTTTGGATCCATCACAGCATCCACCACTACAAAGACCCGCATGCGGCCTATGGCGTATCGTCGCCACTATGGGATTACCTGCTGGGCACTATGCCCAAACGCAATAGGTAA
- a CDS encoding shikimate kinase: MRIFLLGMMGSGKTTLGRQLAGRLDYTFVDLDALIEARQGQSIATLFEQQGQERFRELEREALAAVVQEHTQVVVSTGGGAPCFFDNMAFINRCGKSIFLDVPVAELVRRLQQSNLQARPLLAGKTPEELSTFLSETLAKRRRFYEQATYRIAKGPYTVAILETLLNHP, encoded by the coding sequence ATGCGGATTTTCTTACTTGGCATGATGGGCAGCGGCAAAACCACGCTGGGGCGGCAACTGGCCGGGCGGCTGGACTACACGTTTGTGGACCTGGATGCGCTGATCGAAGCCCGGCAGGGCCAAAGTATTGCTACGCTGTTTGAGCAGCAGGGCCAGGAGCGGTTCCGCGAGTTGGAACGGGAAGCGCTGGCCGCTGTGGTGCAGGAGCATACGCAGGTAGTGGTTTCTACGGGAGGCGGTGCGCCCTGCTTTTTCGATAACATGGCCTTTATTAACCGGTGCGGGAAAAGCATTTTCCTGGATGTGCCGGTAGCGGAACTGGTGCGGCGGCTGCAACAATCGAACCTGCAGGCTCGGCCCTTGCTGGCAGGTAAAACCCCCGAGGAACTCTCCACTTTTTTAAGCGAAACATTAGCTAAACGGCGGCGGTTTTATGAGCAGGCCACGTATAGGATAGCGAAAGGACCTTATACTGTTGCTATTTTAGAAACACTACTCAACCATCCCTGA